ccagtatcccTAATCCcagttcccagtgctcccagtgctcccagttccagttcccagtgctcccagtaaacCCAGTAtccattcccagttttcccagtaccgattcccagtgctcccagtaccccTAATCCCAGTTCCTggtattcccagtgctcccagttccggatcccagcgctcccagtgcccccagtatcaattcccagtattcccagtgctcccagttccaattcccagtgctcccagtaccccTAACCCCagttcccagtattcccagtgctcccagtaacaattcccagtgctcccagtaaacCCAGTATCCATCCCAGTATccactcccagtgctcccagtaaatCCAGTATCaatccccagtgctcccagtgcgcCCAGTATCCATTCCCAGTTACCCCAGTCCCacttcccagtattcccagttctcccagtgctcccagttccagttcccagtgctcccagtaaacCCAGTATcaattcccagtgctcccagttccagTTCCCAGTTCGCCCAGTCCCAGTTCCCAGTGCTCCAGTACCCCTAATCCCagttcccagtattcccagtgctcccagtatccATTCCCAGTTACCCCAGTCCCacttcccagtattcccagttctcccagtgctcccagtaccccTAATCCCCGTTCCCggtattcccagtgctcccagttccggatcccagcgctcccagtgcccccagtatCAATTCCCGGTGCTCCCAGCGCTCCCCAGTTCAgactcccagtgctcccagtaccccTAATCCCAGTTCCCggtattcccagtgctcccagttcagactcccagtgctcccagtaccccTAATCCCCGTTCCCggtattcccagtgctcccagtagagattcccagcgctcccagtacCCCTAATCCCAGTTCCCggtattcccagtgctcccagtatcaattcccagttctcccagttctggatcccagtgctcccagtaccccTAATCCCAGTTCCCggtattcccagtgctcccagtacccctaatcccagttctcccagttctggatcccagtgctcccagtgctcccagtacagattcccagtgctcccagtaccccTAATCCCAGTTCCCggtattcccagtgctcccagttccggatcccagcgctcccagtacagattcccagtgctcccagtaccccTAATCCCAGTTCCCggtattcccagtgctcccagttcagaTTCCCATTGCTCCCAGTACCCCTAATCCCAGTTCCCggtattcccagtgctcccagtaccccTAATCCCAGTTCCCggtattcccagtgctcccagttcagaTTCCCATTGCTCCCAGTATCCCTAATCCAGTTCCCggtattcccagtgctcccagttcagattcccagtgctcccagtacccccTAATCCCAGTTCCcggtgctcccagtgctcccagttccggatcccagtgctcccagtatcccTAATCCCAGTTCCCggtattcccagtgctcccagttccggatcccagtgctcccagtatcccTAATCCCagttcccagtattcccagtgctcccagttccggatcccagtgctcccagtatcccTAATCCCAGTTCCCggtattcccagtgctcccagttcagactcccagtgctcccagtatcccTAATCCCAGTTCCCggtattcccagtgctcccagttcagaTTCCCATTGCTCCCAGTATCCCTAATCCCAGTTCCCGGTattcccagcgctcccagtatcaattcccagttctcccagttctggatcccagtgctcccagtgctcccagtacagattcccagtgctcccagtaccccTAATCCCAGTTCCCGGTattccagtgctcccagttcagaCTCCCATTGCTCCCAGTATCCCTAATCCCAGTTCCCggtattcccagtgctcccagttccggatcccagtgctcccagtatcccTAATCCCCGTTCCCggtattcccagtgctcccagttccggatcccagtgctcccagtaccccTAATCCCAGTTCCcggtgctcccagtgctcccagttccgGATCCCAGCGCTCCCCAGTGCCACTTCCCGGTTTTCCCCGGCGCTCCCAGTTCCGGATCCCGGCGCTCCCAGTGCcgctcccagcgctcccagttcCCGCAGCCCCCggtcccagttctcccagtatcaattcccagttctcccagtgctcccagtatcaattcccagctctcccagttgctcccagtacCCGTTACCGGCGCCGCCCGCTGCCCCCGGCGCCCGTTACCGGCACCCCCGGGACCGCCCGCCGCCCGTTACCGGCTCTCCCAGTTCAcaccccagtccctcccagtgctcccagttcatcccagtgctcccagttccgCCCGGGTGCTCCCAGTACCGATCCCCCAGTTCCCCCGGTGCCGCTCCCCGGCTCCCGTTAACGCTTCCGCCGGTGCCCCCAGCTCCGGTGCCCGGtgcccccggtgcccccggtCCCCCCCAGTCCCCCCCCAGTcgctcccagtcccccccagttcatcccagttcatcccagtccctcccagttcccccagctCCGATCCCCGTTCACCTCATGCTGGCGGCCGTGCCCGGTCCGGGCCCCTTCCGGTGGCggcggggagggggggggggggccggACCCGCCGGTCCCGGCGAGAGGCCCCGCCCCCCACAGGCATGGCCCCGCCCCCCAGCGGCATGGCCACGCCTCCCAGTGGCATGGCCACGCCTCCAGTGGCATGGCCACGCCCatcgcccggccccgcccctcccgggaacggcggcggcggcggccggggaaACGGCACCAGGGGGGGATCGCGGGACCAGTAACGACCCGTGGCCTCCCAGTAAATCCCAGTAAATCCCAGTAACGACCAGTGCCCAGGACCGGAGAGTtcggggggacactgggagggcactgggatttactgggaggcactggggggGACCGGGGGCACTGAGCGGCGCCggaggggagctggggagcCCCGGTCCCGGTGCCCCATTCCCGGTTCCCGGTCCCCATTCCAAGTCCCAACTCCCGGTCCCGTTCCCAATTCCCCATTCTCGGTGCCCTTTCCCCATTCCCGGCCTCTCCGGTGCCGCTTCCGGGTCCCAATTCCCGGTCCCGGTtccccattcccgttcccaatTTCCCATTCCCGGTGCCGTTTTCCTATCCCCGTTCTCCCTTCCCCATTCCCGCTTCCCGGCGCCGGTTTCCGTTCCCCGTTCCCGTTTCCCGGTTCCAATTCCTGGTGCCGATTCTCAGTTCCCCATTCCCCCTTCCCATTTCCGATCCCGGTTCCCCATTCCCGTTTCCCGTTCCCCGTTCCCGGCTCCCGGTGCTCCCATCCCCGGCCACTCCCGGTCCCTCCGTGACCGGTCCCTCCCGGTTCCCTCCATGCCCGGCCATCCCTGGCCCCCTCCCGGTTCCCCGGTCCCGTTTCCcggttccccattcccattcccgtttcCCGGTTCCCGTTTCCCCATTCCCGTTTCcggttccccattcccattcccgtttcCCGGTTCCCCACTCCCGTTCCCCGTTCCCGCCGCTCCGTtccggccccgcccctcccgctTGGCCCCGCCCCTTGGCCCCGCCctctccgccgccgccgccgccgccgccgcccttTGTGTCCGCGCGTGGCCTCGGGCGCGGCGCTCACCGGCGATGGCGGCCCCGTGATGGCGGCACCGGGAGCCCCATGCGGGGGCCGCGGCCATGGGGCAGGTCCTGGGCTTCGCCCACTGCAGTACGGACCGGGAACCGGGAaccgggaacgggaacgggggAACGGGGAGCGGTACCGGGAACGGGGAGGGGCTGCGGGATGCGGGAGGGGCCGGGGATGGGGGAATCGGGGATGAGGGACCGGGAACCGGGAACGGGAACGGAGAGCGGCACCGGGGAGCGGGGAGTGGCACCGGGAGGGGCGGGGGATGCGGGACTGGGGAGCGGGTACCGGGAACCGGGAACCGGGAGGGGCCGGGATGGAGGAGTGGCAGCGAACCGGCACCGAGAACCGGGAACCGGGAACCGGGAGGGGCCGGGGATGGGGGAATCGGGACCGGGAACCGGGACCGGGGAACGGAGCGCGGGGAGGGGCTGCGGCACGCGGGAGTGACCGGGAACCGGGGCGCGGCACCGGGAAGGGCCGGCGACGGGAGATCGGGAACCGGGAACGGGAAACGGAGCGCGGGGATGCGGGAGTGGCCGGGAAGCGGCACCGAGAGCGGGGATGGAGGAGCGGGCACCGGGAACGGGGCGCGGGGAACGGGGAGAGGCTGCGGGAGGAACCGGGGAACGGCGAACCGGGAGCGgccggggatggggacaccgggaagAACCGGGAGGGACCGGGCATGGAGGGATTGGGAGTGGCCGGGGATGGATCCGGTACCGGGAACCGGGACGGGGATGGGAGCACCGGGAACCGGGGATGGATCCGGTACCGGGAATGGGGGGATCGGGGCAGCACCGGGAGCTGCGGGAACCGGGACGGGGACACCGGGAGCGGTAATTACCGGGAACGGGGATTACCGGGAACGGGAGCACCGGGAACGGGAATTACCGGGAACGGGGAGGAACCGGGACCGGGAGCACCGGGAACGGGAATTACCGGGAACGGGAGCACCGGGAACGGGAATTACCGGGAACGGGAGCACCGGGGATTCCCGGGCGGGGGTCCCGGATGAAGTTTGGGGTccccccccggtgtcccccccccAGAGGAGGCTCCGTCCACGGCCTCCACCACACCGGACTCCACCGAGGGTGagcgggacccccaaaatcccccaaatttaccccaaatcccctcaatgAACCCAaaagccccccccccccaatttaCCCCAATCCCCCACAAAATTCCcccaaccccccaaaattcccccaacccccccccaatttatcccaaatttaccccaaatttaccccaaatcccccaaagccccccaaacccccccgatttatcccaaatccccccaaactccccaaatttaccccaaatccctccaagcccaccccaaaccccctcaatTTAACCCGAATCCCtcaaatttaccccaaatttaccccaaatttaccccaatCCCCACTAACTCACCCTAAAACCCCCCCAATTTGCCCCAAactcaccccaaaccccccaaatttacCCCCAACCCcccaaattaccccaaaatcccccccaaaaacacccctaaAATtgcccccaaaccctcccaaatTTACCCCAGATCCCCCCCAATTTTACTTCAAACCTCCCTAAAgaccccccaaagccccccaaacccccccaatttaccccaaaacctccctaaatcgccccaaatttcccccaaatccccccaaatttaccccaatCAGGCGGCCCGAGGACCCCCCCCCTTTCCCGGAGCCCCCCGAGGATGACGATGacgacgatgatgatgatgatgatgatgaagaaaATGAGGAAGGGGCGGCGCTGCgtggccgcccctccccccacGAGCTCACCTTCTCCTACATCGCCTtcggggggggaggggggggggaggggcggcccccccccacccccacccccaccccccccaCCGCAGGGGTCGCGCCCCTCCCCCCACGCCTGAGCCCGGGGGGCCGcacccctcccccaccccccaaaaGGACCCCCGCCCCAAAAAGGAGCCCAGGGACCCCGAACCCCCCCCCCAACATTGGGGAGGGGGGGcgaggggggatttgggggggggcgaggaggaggaaggagaggagagaCCGGGGAGGAAGGGTGAGGATGGGggaaaggggatttgggggggttttggggggtccctggggggatttgggggtcccaggggggatttggggagaattgggggggtccctgggggatttgggggtcccaggggggatttgggggggatttggggagatttgggggatcctaggggggattttggggggatttgaggggatttgggggtccctggggggatttgaggggattGGGGGGTTCCATGGGGAGATTCGGGGGATTtcgagggggtttgggggtccttggggggattttgggaggggtctgaggagaatttggggggtcctagggaggatttgggggtctgtgggtgggtctgggggactttggtggggatttgggggaagatttgggggtctctgggggggtttggggtaatttgggggtcccagagtgtaatttgggggtcccaggtggtattttggggatattttggggcaatttgggggggatttgggggtcccggggggtatttggggggtgttttgggggtccccGGGGGTATTTTggaccccccagcccccccctTTACCACCctcccccccattttccccctcccagCATCCCCCGCGCCGCTCCCCTCCCCCCCGCCAGGGGGCGCCCGCCCGGAGCCCCCCCGAGCCTCGGCCccgcctcctcctcccgctCCCGACCAATCACCGGCCGCCGCGGGCGCTGACGGACAGGGTGAGCGGCCAATGGGAGCGCGCGGCGGCTCCGGTTGCGGGGAGGGGTCGCGCCGCCCCCCGGCGCCATTGGAGGGTTAAAAATAGGGGgtgaccccccccccaaaaataacgcggggacccccaaaataaccctggGAGAGAAAACGGGAGAGAGACATGGAGGAAACTGGTGCGGAATGGGGgagactgggatatactggggggggactgggagggaactggggggGAACTGGAgcgactgggatggactgggagggaactggtgCGGAATGGgggtactgggagggactgggttatactgggagggaactgggaaaGGGTTgaaggaggatttggggttactggtttgtactgggagggactcggggggaactgggagggaactggtgCGGaatggggggaactgggatatactgggagcgactgggatatactgggaggggctggggggaacctgggagggactgggaaagggttgaaggaggatttggggttactggtttgtactgggagggactggggtggcactggggtggcactgggagcactggggaggtGACAATGGCAGTGACACccgtgtcccctcactgtccccattgtccccagtgtgggagctgctgctctggcgcGTCCCCCACTGCTCGGCACTGGCCTtactggtgtcactggtgtcactggtgtggcactggggtggcactgggagcactgggatcattgtggtggcactggggtgacactggtgtcactggggtggcactggggtgacactgacagtgacactgatcctgtccccatgtccccagtgtgggagctgctgctgtggcgtGTCCCGCACCGCTCAGCgctggccctgctggtgtccctggtgtgacactggggtgtccctggtgtccctggggtgacactggtgtcactggggtgacactggtgGCACTGACAGTGACACTGACGGTGAcattgctgtccccagtgtgggagctgctgctctggcgcGTCCCGCACCGCTCGGCgctggccctgctggtgtccctggtgtgacactggggtggcactggggtggcactgggagcactggggtggcactgggagcactggggtggcactgggagcactgggatcattgtggtggcactggggtgacactgatcctgtccccatgtccccagtgtgggagctgctgctgtggcgtGTCCCCCACCGCTCGGCgctggccctgctggtgtcactggtgtccctggggtgacactggggtggcactggtgtcactggggtggcactggtggcactgaCAGTGACACTGACGGTGAcattgctgtccccagtgtgggagctgctgctgtggcgtGTCCCGCACCGCTCGGCgctggccctgctggtgtccctggggtggcactggggtggcactggggtggcactggtgacactgatcctgtccccattgtccccagtgtgggagctgctgctgtggcgcGTCCCGCACCGCTCGGCgctggccctgctggtgtccctggggtggcactgggagcactggtgtccctggggtggcactggggtggcactggtgacactgacagtgacactgatcctgtccccattgtccccagtgtgggagctgctgctgtggcgtGTCCCGCACCGCTCGGCgctggccctgctggtgtccctggtgtccctgggctcGCTGTCCCGGTTCAGCGCCATCGCCGTGCTGGCACACGCGGCCCTGGCCGTGCTCGCCGTCACCGTCCCCCTGCGCCTGCGCCAGCTGGCCCTGAGGGCGCTGAGGCCGCCGGGCACCGAGGCCCCGGCCAGGTGAGCGACACCtgagtgtcccctccctgtgtcacccccaatgtcccctccctgtcaccTCCTGTGAGGTGacacccccagtgtcccctctgtgtcacccccagtgtcccctccctgtcaccCCGGCCAGGTGAGCGACACctgagtgtcccc
The Zonotrichia albicollis isolate bZonAlb1 chromosome 39, bZonAlb1.hap1, whole genome shotgun sequence genome window above contains:
- the LOC141726762 gene encoding LOW QUALITY PROTEIN: uncharacterized protein LOC141726762 (The sequence of the model RefSeq protein was modified relative to this genomic sequence to represent the inferred CDS: deleted 1 base in 1 codon) yields the protein MAAPGAPCGGRGHGAGPGLRPLQGGSVHGLHHTGLHRGRPEDPPPFPEPPEDDDDDDDDDDDDEENEEGAALRGRPSPHELTFSYIAFGGGGGGEGRPPPTPTPTPPTAGVAPLPPRLSPGGRTPPPPPKRTPAPKRSPGTPNPPPNIGEGGRGGIWGGARRRKERRDRGGRHPPRRSPPPRQGAPARSPPEPRPRLLLPLPTNHRPPRALTDRCGSCCSGASRTARRWPCWCPWCDTGVALGWHWECGSCCCVWELLLWRVPHRSALALLVSLVSLGSLSRFSAIAVLAHAALAVLAVTVPLRLRQLALRALRPPGTEAPARAQPWSLSEEQQQRWARCLARHSVAAARTLTRLFLVHSVPESLKFAFLFYLLTYVGAACNGVTLLAAGVVSAFTFPVLYRRHQAQIDQYLSLARGHLSHLRARVLAKLPSAKVKPQ